Proteins encoded by one window of Halobacteriovoraceae bacterium:
- the flgL gene encoding flagellar hook-associated protein FlgL codes for MTRVSENSATNALQNSIKKAKAKMEDLQLKGSTLKRIRKPSDDPVANVEALSLGSVQKDNEQYLRNSSYALMQLNTTEEALEQITNILVKAKELAIQQSSDFYDKNVRSNVSNEVIQLRNQALAIANRRVGQRFIFAGHSTLSRPFDIDGEYLGSNGKINLEVSKDFFVPINLTGKEVFYGADLNINKSSHPLKDIPELKLGKEKQSRMIERDLASEDSIEEQAYTTKDNIFAQLSNFVSALENNEPQVVQDLLERLDRSITNLITLRTRVGSIINSIENAQEGVEVNKLNTAERKSKLVDADIVDLFSEISRQKDILETTYKSGSNMLNKKLLDFLR; via the coding sequence ATGACGAGAGTATCAGAAAATAGTGCTACAAATGCATTGCAAAATTCTATAAAAAAAGCAAAGGCAAAAATGGAAGATTTGCAACTTAAGGGTTCTACACTTAAAAGAATTCGTAAACCTTCAGATGATCCTGTTGCAAATGTTGAAGCATTATCTCTTGGTTCAGTTCAAAAGGATAATGAGCAGTACTTAAGAAACTCATCATATGCTCTTATGCAACTTAATACAACAGAAGAGGCCTTAGAACAAATCACAAATATACTCGTTAAGGCCAAAGAACTTGCCATTCAGCAATCATCTGATTTCTATGATAAGAATGTCAGGTCAAATGTTTCAAATGAAGTTATACAATTAAGAAATCAGGCCCTAGCAATTGCAAACAGACGTGTTGGGCAAAGATTTATATTTGCTGGTCATTCAACACTCTCAAGGCCCTTTGATATTGATGGGGAGTATTTAGGTAGTAATGGTAAAATCAACCTTGAAGTATCAAAAGATTTTTTTGTTCCTATCAATTTGACAGGAAAAGAAGTTTTTTATGGAGCAGATTTAAATATTAATAAATCTAGCCACCCTTTAAAAGATATTCCTGAGCTTAAACTTGGAAAAGAAAAGCAATCCAGAATGATCGAAAGAGATCTTGCGAGTGAAGATTCCATTGAAGAACAGGCCTACACGACAAAAGATAATATTTTTGCTCAACTCTCAAATTTTGTCTCAGCACTTGAAAACAATGAACCACAAGTCGTTCAAGATTTGCTCGAACGTCTTGATAGGTCTATTACCAATTTAATTACTCTGCGCACAAGAGTTGGTTCTATAATCAACTCAATTGAAAATGCGCAAGAAGGTGTTGAGGTCAATAAATTAAATACAGCAGAAAGAAAGAGCAAATTAGTAGACGCGGACATTGTTGATTTATTTTCTGAAATATCAAGGCAAAAGGATATACTTGAGACTACTTATAAGTCGGGCTCGAATATGCTCAACAAAAAACTATTAGATTTTTTAAGGTAA
- the flgK gene encoding flagellar hook-associated protein FlgK: protein MADLLNIGNSGLFAAKKALETTGHNIANANTEGYTRQRINLQSTSPVTQSGLNQGNGVRVKDINRIHDPYIEKRLVSNLSSSKYFENRTGQLEQVEMIFNEIDNEGLNKILNRFFNSFRELANQPENETIRSVVRDNAQLIVKDFKRIRETLGDLTKNIDRNIIQSLDEVNIAAKHIAELNTKITTMEASGDETGDLRDKRDQHIRTIAEYFDVHTYQDEKNRFVVSIQGVGTLVAAGEVQSLNFGTNPDGTAPNNQGSIDIFFEDRKSFPVTSKIRGGKIGALISVRDGDLDALKSQIDQIAYNTTKSVNAIHRRGFVNREIDIIDGEEPVKFDRRGPTGQINFFEDIKNVKGAAEKIELSYEVKEDLSNIITALDVNSPGDNRIALAISKLQHEKILDNGTTTLEEKYLQSIGNVGMETGKSRLDQEQAEGLLTQSQTIKERVSGVSIDEETSNLVRFQHAYEASAKVMSTADDMFKTVLALKK from the coding sequence GTGGCGGACTTACTTAACATTGGAAATTCTGGATTATTTGCGGCCAAAAAGGCCCTTGAGACAACTGGTCATAACATTGCAAATGCAAATACTGAGGGATACACTAGGCAAAGGATAAATTTGCAATCAACTTCTCCTGTCACCCAATCTGGATTGAATCAAGGCAATGGCGTTCGTGTTAAAGATATAAATAGAATTCATGATCCTTATATTGAAAAAAGATTAGTTTCCAACCTATCAAGTTCAAAATACTTCGAAAATAGAACAGGACAGTTAGAACAAGTTGAAATGATCTTTAATGAAATCGACAATGAGGGTTTAAATAAAATACTCAATCGTTTTTTTAATTCTTTTAGAGAATTAGCGAACCAACCAGAAAATGAAACCATTAGATCTGTGGTAAGAGATAATGCTCAATTAATCGTAAAAGATTTTAAAAGAATTCGTGAAACATTAGGTGATCTCACAAAAAATATAGATCGAAATATTATTCAAAGTTTGGACGAAGTGAATATTGCCGCCAAACATATCGCAGAGTTAAATACAAAAATTACCACCATGGAAGCATCTGGAGATGAAACGGGTGATTTAAGAGACAAACGAGATCAACATATTCGGACAATTGCTGAATATTTTGATGTTCATACTTACCAAGACGAAAAAAATCGTTTTGTCGTTTCTATTCAAGGTGTTGGGACTCTTGTTGCTGCAGGAGAGGTGCAGTCATTAAATTTTGGAACTAATCCAGATGGTACAGCACCAAATAATCAGGGCTCTATTGACATTTTTTTTGAAGATAGAAAATCTTTTCCCGTCACTTCAAAAATAAGAGGGGGAAAAATTGGGGCACTTATATCTGTCAGAGATGGTGATTTAGATGCTTTAAAGTCACAAATTGATCAAATTGCCTACAACACAACTAAATCGGTTAACGCTATTCATAGAAGAGGATTTGTAAACCGAGAAATTGACATCATAGATGGTGAAGAACCAGTAAAGTTTGATCGACGAGGGCCAACAGGGCAAATTAATTTTTTTGAAGATATTAAAAATGTTAAAGGAGCGGCAGAGAAAATTGAACTCTCCTATGAAGTTAAGGAAGATTTAAGCAATATTATTACAGCTCTTGATGTGAATTCTCCAGGGGATAACCGTATTGCATTGGCCATTTCAAAATTACAACATGAAAAAATTCTAGATAATGGCACAACGACACTAGAAGAAAAATATCTACAATCTATCGGAAATGTAGGGATGGAGACAGGAAAGTCGAGACTAGATCAGGAGCAGGCCGAAGGATTGCTTACCCAGAGTCAGACTATAAAAGAAAGAGTGTCAGGAGTCTCCATTGATGAAGAAACATCAAACCTTGTGAGATTTCAGCATGCATACGAAGCATCAGCAAAAGTAATGAGTACAGCTGATGATATGTTTAAAACGGTATTAGCGCTCAAAAAATAG
- the flgN gene encoding flagellar export chaperone FlgN, which translates to MNTAMKKELNMENKEMMLTYFQIIDVWKRFCEEHNTLLDLTCEEYALLLDSQIEDLERVISKKDQVVQNIRTLEEIRQDLIKKVNENYSNQKVSSVNDLLSLMRKFEDSIGQSHLSRFNSLLIDIIEKIQLQNKKNQLFLNKAILSLKEIRQDVMGEKKYATYNEAGRTTAK; encoded by the coding sequence ATGAATACTGCAATGAAGAAAGAGCTAAATATGGAAAATAAAGAAATGATGTTGACATATTTCCAAATTATCGATGTTTGGAAAAGGTTTTGTGAAGAACATAACACTCTTTTAGATCTAACTTGTGAAGAGTATGCCCTGCTTTTAGATTCTCAAATTGAGGATTTAGAGCGAGTCATTTCTAAAAAAGATCAAGTAGTCCAAAATATAAGAACACTTGAAGAAATTCGTCAGGATCTCATCAAAAAGGTTAATGAAAACTATTCAAATCAAAAAGTGAGTTCAGTAAATGATTTACTTAGTTTAATGCGAAAATTTGAAGACAGCATAGGACAAAGTCACCTATCTAGATTTAATTCACTTTTAATTGATATAATTGAGAAGATTCAACTTCAAAATAAGAAGAATCAGTTGTTTTTGAATAAAGCGATACTATCACTCAAAGAAATCAGACAAGATGTAATGGGTGAGAAAAAGTATGCAACTTACAATGAGGCCGGAAGAACCACTGCAAAATAA
- the flgM gene encoding flagellar biosynthesis anti-sigma factor FlgM, whose protein sequence is MSNNIDNRSPFFPGNKTQYTKASKKLDPSLLRRNNEERKKELEEMSERDSKVDISSAIKDFSRIKKAVDASPEIDNSERVKALKQQIDSGQYAIDYEKLADKILESEF, encoded by the coding sequence ATGAGTAACAATATTGATAATCGATCACCTTTTTTTCCAGGAAATAAAACGCAATACACTAAGGCCTCTAAAAAACTAGACCCTTCCTTGCTTAGAAGAAACAATGAAGAAAGAAAGAAAGAGCTAGAAGAAATGAGTGAAAGAGACTCTAAAGTAGATATCTCTAGTGCGATTAAAGATTTTTCACGGATTAAAAAAGCTGTTGACGCTTCGCCCGAAATTGATAATTCTGAGCGTGTAAAAGCATTAAAACAGCAAATTGATAGTGGTCAGTATGCTATAGATTATGAAAAACTAGCGGATAAAATTCTAGAGAGTGAGTTCTAA
- a CDS encoding rod-binding protein, which yields MSIKASNLGEMVKSPIKRSQTLNQLDNLHLVPDPYKKVAAGMERQFADFMIQQMNKTVGDETQSSGEQFYKSLQDSERARILTEKDGGLGLQRLILEQIYPKNQRTQENYKRYMANEQALQKISQRNKQIQINKDKGQLIKNIDLEPQTKDSKEQIRLKEKVYE from the coding sequence ATGTCAATAAAAGCAAGTAATTTAGGTGAAATGGTCAAATCACCAATTAAACGAAGCCAAACCCTCAATCAGCTTGATAATCTACATTTAGTTCCTGATCCGTATAAAAAAGTTGCGGCTGGCATGGAAAGACAATTTGCAGATTTTATGATTCAACAAATGAACAAAACTGTTGGAGATGAAACTCAATCATCAGGTGAACAATTCTATAAATCATTACAAGATAGCGAAAGAGCAAGGATCCTAACAGAAAAAGACGGGGGCCTGGGACTTCAACGGTTGATTCTTGAGCAAATATATCCTAAAAATCAAAGGACACAGGAAAATTATAAACGTTACATGGCCAATGAGCAGGCCTTACAAAAAATCTCACAGAGAAATAAACAAATACAAATTAACAAAGACAAGGGTCAACTTATAAAAAATATAGATTTAGAACCACAAACTAAAGATTCTAAAGAACAAATAAGACTTAAGGAGAAAGTCTATGAGTAA
- a CDS encoding flagellar basal body P-ring protein FlgI — protein MKYLLLFLLSFNIYPLPSRLKDLVDVKGVRSNPIIGYGLVIGLNGTGDSGGEITNNSLKKMFQKLGLNPQNEISSKNVAAVVVTANLPPFARTGQKVDVTVSSIADASSLAGGTLLVSPLKGGDGNIYAVASGPVSIGGITTGQRFPTRGLINGGATIEKELDLQFNKKNSLRLSLKRPDFTTAARIEKVINQELGGKYASAQDATTVDLIIPMHYKRKIVPLLAIIENFKVYQDLKAKIVINEKTGTIVAGGDVKINPVAIGHGDLTIQIGGEDPQAGANAGPKHLYFMPESTTLQDLVKGLNALGTKPDDVISIFQALQKNGALIGEIELI, from the coding sequence ATGAAATATCTGCTTTTATTCTTACTCAGTTTCAATATTTACCCTCTTCCAAGTAGGCTAAAAGATTTGGTTGATGTAAAAGGTGTTCGATCAAATCCAATTATTGGATATGGTCTCGTCATTGGATTAAACGGAACAGGAGATTCAGGTGGAGAAATTACCAATAATTCACTAAAAAAAATGTTTCAAAAACTTGGACTAAATCCCCAAAATGAAATTAGCTCTAAAAATGTAGCAGCTGTTGTTGTCACTGCAAATCTTCCACCATTTGCGAGAACAGGACAAAAAGTTGATGTCACCGTTTCTTCTATTGCTGATGCTTCATCGCTGGCCGGCGGTACACTTTTAGTTTCACCACTTAAGGGTGGTGATGGAAATATCTATGCAGTTGCAAGTGGTCCAGTATCTATAGGGGGTATTACTACAGGACAACGTTTTCCGACAAGAGGTCTTATAAATGGAGGAGCGACTATTGAAAAAGAGTTAGATTTGCAATTTAACAAAAAAAATAGTCTAAGGTTAAGTTTAAAAAGACCAGATTTTACAACGGCGGCCAGAATAGAAAAGGTGATCAATCAGGAATTAGGTGGTAAATATGCAAGTGCTCAAGATGCCACCACTGTTGATCTCATTATACCTATGCACTACAAAAGAAAAATTGTCCCCTTACTCGCCATAATTGAAAATTTTAAAGTTTATCAAGATCTCAAAGCAAAAATAGTAATTAACGAAAAAACAGGAACAATTGTTGCTGGAGGAGATGTTAAAATCAATCCCGTGGCCATTGGACATGGTGATCTCACTATCCAAATAGGAGGAGAGGATCCTCAAGCAGGAGCTAATGCTGGGCCAAAACATCTCTACTTCATGCCAGAAAGCACAACTCTACAAGATCTTGTTAAAGGACTAAATGCACTAGGCACTAAACCTGATGATGTGATTTCAATTTTTCAAGCACTTCAAAAAAATGGAGCACTTATTGGTGAAATAGAATTAATCTAA
- a CDS encoding flagellar basal body L-ring protein FlgH — MINSYIYFLSILLFTSCSSMVDGFYDDLDKDNQKTISNNDKFDLYRKPYDQTNESSFNHSSNPLQNNDNNSRYSGTSTQTTQNLPPNVQRQYVPAQQSRKRYRAEDLLDNDTSGSIWAVAGKENFLFSTDTSKQRGDIVLINVFDKLKNEISLELKRAFPDPPKKDKEEEEEKPKENKEGEKKKVSSTPPSPQIPSQVPQAPQQEVIDKISAVVIEEINKNHLLVKGRKQVLFKNQKRTVEVHALVNRRDINDNDEISSKNILESTINVLR, encoded by the coding sequence GTGATCAATTCATACATCTATTTTTTATCTATTTTATTATTCACATCTTGTTCATCAATGGTTGATGGATTTTATGATGATTTAGATAAAGACAATCAAAAGACGATAAGTAATAATGATAAATTTGATCTCTATAGAAAACCATATGACCAAACTAACGAAAGTTCTTTTAACCATTCTTCAAATCCTCTCCAAAATAATGACAATAACTCCAGGTATTCTGGAACTTCAACTCAAACAACACAAAATCTTCCACCAAATGTTCAAAGACAATACGTTCCCGCGCAACAGTCAAGAAAGCGATATAGAGCTGAAGATCTTTTGGATAATGATACTTCAGGAAGTATTTGGGCCGTGGCCGGAAAAGAAAATTTTCTCTTCTCAACTGATACATCTAAGCAAAGAGGAGATATTGTACTCATTAATGTTTTTGATAAACTTAAAAATGAAATTTCACTTGAATTAAAAAGAGCGTTTCCAGATCCTCCAAAGAAAGACAAAGAAGAGGAAGAAGAAAAGCCAAAAGAGAATAAAGAAGGAGAAAAGAAGAAAGTGTCCAGTACTCCTCCTTCTCCACAAATTCCATCCCAAGTACCTCAAGCTCCTCAGCAAGAAGTAATCGATAAGATTTCGGCCGTGGTTATTGAAGAAATTAATAAAAATCATTTACTGGTTAAGGGAAGAAAACAAGTACTCTTTAAAAATCAGAAGCGCACAGTAGAAGTACATGCACTTGTTAATAGAAGAGACATTAATGATAATGATGAAATCTCATCAAAGAATATATTAGAGTCAACAATCAATGTATTGAGGTAA
- the flgA gene encoding flagellar basal body P-ring formation protein FlgA, which produces MKFISLLIFIFIQYAYACEVETGQSIYLLRDMIEVKSKDVIINSNCNELIKNQFNERILEYIGIVNGKYIESLINEDFPSEKIIVKNDNVNIITLNDTIRKEISEQYHFSVLKFPKKTAISLKKNDHLETICSSCEKLGKTTIQINHVRNNSIIEKYFIQVNILSEISAIKLKYNINPLTPSLNQSQFISVKLKTSTPEIYLQDLENIQFYKVIRNLKANDYLKLNDIAQINLVKAGTPLTLEYKKGRLNVISKVIPMSHGKLGDIIRLRTLDNKRIIYGKVTNFNKAEVDL; this is translated from the coding sequence ATGAAGTTCATTTCATTACTCATATTTATTTTTATACAATATGCATATGCCTGTGAGGTTGAGACTGGTCAATCAATCTATCTTTTAAGAGACATGATCGAAGTTAAATCCAAAGATGTAATCATAAATTCCAATTGTAATGAATTAATCAAAAATCAATTTAATGAGAGAATATTAGAATATATTGGTATTGTGAATGGAAAATATATTGAGTCACTTATAAATGAAGATTTTCCAAGCGAAAAAATTATCGTTAAAAATGACAATGTTAATATCATCACTTTGAACGACACCATAAGAAAAGAAATCTCTGAGCAATATCATTTTTCAGTCTTAAAATTTCCAAAAAAAACGGCCATTAGCTTGAAAAAAAATGATCATCTTGAAACGATCTGTTCTTCTTGCGAAAAGCTAGGAAAAACCACAATCCAAATTAACCATGTTCGAAACAATAGTATCATAGAGAAATATTTTATCCAGGTAAATATCCTTAGTGAAATTAGCGCAATTAAATTGAAATACAACATTAATCCATTAACTCCAAGTTTAAACCAATCACAATTTATTTCTGTGAAGTTAAAGACATCTACTCCCGAAATATATCTTCAAGATTTGGAAAATATACAATTTTATAAAGTAATTAGAAATCTCAAAGCAAATGATTATCTCAAACTAAACGATATTGCTCAAATAAACCTCGTTAAAGCAGGAACTCCTCTTACGTTAGAGTATAAAAAGGGAAGGTTAAATGTCATTTCAAAGGTTATTCCAATGTCTCATGGAAAACTTGGTGACATTATAAGATTAAGAACTCTTGATAATAAAAGAATAATATATGGAAAAGTTACCAATTTTAACAAGGCAGAGGTGGACTTGTGA
- the flgG gene encoding flagellar basal-body rod protein FlgG, with product MIRALNTAATGMKSQDENVNNISNNIANVNTVGFKKSRTEFEDLYYETIDEPGAATSDNTIRNVGIQVGSGSKVSATRKEFTQGSPQITNNPFDLMLNGEGFFGIIMPNGEVRYTRDGAFNVDNTGKIVTKDGHAIFPAIQLPPNTKSVSVSEKGDVDAFVSGETEPVGLGQIPVFTFTNPVGLKSAGKNLFLKTASSGEAFQNVAGENSSGFIQQGALELSNVSIMNEMTNLIKAQRAYEMNSKVMTVADQMLQTVNNIR from the coding sequence ATGATAAGAGCTCTTAATACAGCAGCTACAGGAATGAAATCACAAGATGAAAATGTAAATAATATTTCAAACAATATTGCAAACGTAAACACAGTGGGTTTTAAGAAATCAAGAACAGAGTTTGAAGATCTTTATTATGAAACAATAGATGAACCTGGAGCTGCAACATCTGATAATACGATCAGAAACGTGGGTATTCAAGTAGGATCGGGTTCAAAGGTTTCTGCAACGAGAAAGGAATTTACTCAAGGTAGTCCACAGATTACAAACAATCCTTTTGATCTGATGCTCAATGGTGAGGGATTTTTTGGAATTATAATGCCAAATGGTGAAGTTAGGTATACTAGAGATGGAGCTTTTAACGTGGATAATACTGGTAAAATTGTCACTAAAGATGGCCATGCAATATTTCCTGCAATTCAACTCCCTCCTAATACAAAAAGTGTCAGTGTTTCAGAAAAAGGTGATGTAGATGCCTTCGTTTCAGGAGAAACAGAACCTGTTGGTTTAGGGCAAATTCCAGTATTTACTTTTACAAATCCAGTTGGGCTTAAATCTGCAGGGAAAAATTTATTTTTAAAAACAGCTTCTAGTGGAGAAGCTTTTCAAAATGTGGCCGGTGAAAATAGTTCAGGATTTATACAGCAAGGAGCACTTGAGCTCTCAAATGTAAGCATTATGAATGAAATGACTAACTTAATAAAAGCACAAAGAGCATATGAAATGAATTCGAAAGTAATGACTGTAGCAGATCAAATGTTACAAACAGTAAATAATATAAGGTAA
- the flgF gene encoding flagellar basal-body rod protein FlgF: MKELWVPLSGAIAQQKKVDTIANNIANSNTPGFKKDHLIFKEHLSALTGKDLDIDIPRKEWAPEDFYKSYGAEHAFVKVSGSHTKFIQGQLRPTSNLFDFAINGKGMFEVLTPQGLRYTRNGSFTISNQGELITADGYKVLKHLDLPEESTAQDKPLPTPEERIIQLPSGNLSVNIQGKIFVNGSPLGDLSIVEFENLDNLQKQGNSLYINSNISNLKTKEIASTVHQGFIEESNVNAVEEMSELIKANRQFESIQRVIKTYDNIANKSVNEIIKF, translated from the coding sequence ATGAAGGAATTATGGGTTCCCCTTTCAGGGGCAATTGCTCAACAAAAAAAAGTTGACACAATCGCAAATAATATTGCGAACTCAAATACTCCCGGATTTAAGAAAGATCACTTAATTTTTAAGGAACATTTATCAGCTCTGACTGGTAAAGATCTTGATATCGATATTCCACGAAAAGAGTGGGCACCTGAGGATTTTTACAAATCTTATGGTGCCGAGCATGCGTTTGTAAAAGTTAGTGGTTCACACACCAAATTTATCCAAGGCCAGCTTCGACCAACTTCAAATTTATTTGACTTTGCTATAAATGGCAAAGGAATGTTTGAAGTCTTAACTCCACAAGGGCTGCGATACACTAGAAATGGGTCTTTTACAATTAGCAATCAAGGCGAATTAATAACTGCTGATGGATACAAAGTTCTAAAGCATTTAGATCTGCCTGAAGAAAGTACAGCTCAAGATAAACCATTACCGACTCCAGAAGAAAGAATAATACAACTTCCCTCTGGTAATTTATCAGTGAATATACAAGGTAAGATCTTTGTAAATGGATCACCTCTTGGAGATCTTTCAATTGTTGAATTTGAAAATTTAGATAACTTACAGAAGCAAGGAAACTCTTTATATATAAATAGTAATATTTCAAATTTAAAAACAAAAGAGATTGCGAGTACTGTACATCAAGGTTTTATCGAGGAATCCAATGTAAATGCTGTTGAAGAAATGTCAGAACTTATAAAAGCAAATAGACAATTTGAATCTATTCAGAGGGTTATTAAAACATATGATAATATCGCAAATAAATCGGTGAACGAAATTATTAAATTCTAG
- the xseB gene encoding exodeoxyribonuclease VII small subunit has protein sequence MPGENTFENTLEELEKIVGELEAGNVGLDDGLKLYEKGVNLYKICKIKIDKAEKKIQKLDDDLNEVDIETD, from the coding sequence ATGCCCGGTGAAAATACATTTGAAAATACACTAGAAGAACTTGAAAAAATTGTTGGGGAACTAGAAGCTGGAAACGTGGGCCTTGATGATGGTCTTAAACTCTACGAAAAGGGTGTCAATCTATATAAAATTTGTAAAATCAAAATAGATAAGGCCGAGAAAAAAATTCAAAAACTTGACGATGACCTCAACGAGGTTGATATTGAAACAGATTAG